One genomic segment of Deltaproteobacteria bacterium includes these proteins:
- the sfsA gene encoding DNA/RNA nuclease SfsA, which yields MRLFANPETAYFLSRPNRFLVQCKRGEKTFAAFLPNSGRLLELLLPGRRLYLVKEGGAAAARRKTEYTVVAVEREGRPVMLHTHRTNDVVRYLLERGEVPGLEKARVKAAEVRVGQSRFDFLLEMGGERIFLEVKSCTLFGDHVAMFPDAVTARGTRHLRDLAALRRQGVRGAVVFVVHWPESRIFMPDYHTDLAFSRTLLAVRQTIETIPISVGWNTDLLMSEKARLLDIPWDYVERESKDRGSYLLILRLPRARSLQIGRLGRLSFPKGFYIYVGSAMRGLTGRIQRHRRLRKRPHWHIDALRAASEFHSALPVRSSLRLECEIAQALKGIGEWEIPGFGSSDCSCGTHLFGMAGDPIHSRQFHRLVQYFRMDRYEMSLRLRDLPRGGQGDRRAPAS from the coding sequence TTGAGGCTCTTTGCAAATCCGGAGACAGCATACTTTCTCAGCCGGCCGAACCGTTTCCTGGTGCAATGCAAACGGGGAGAAAAGACCTTCGCCGCCTTCCTTCCCAATTCGGGAAGACTTCTGGAGCTGTTGCTTCCCGGCCGACGTCTCTACCTTGTCAAGGAAGGAGGGGCAGCGGCAGCACGGAGAAAGACCGAGTACACCGTCGTGGCTGTGGAGAGGGAAGGACGGCCGGTGATGCTCCATACCCACCGGACAAATGACGTGGTCCGCTATCTTTTGGAAAGGGGAGAGGTGCCGGGTCTGGAGAAGGCACGTGTGAAAGCCGCGGAGGTGAGGGTCGGACAGAGCCGCTTCGACTTTCTCCTTGAGATGGGCGGGGAGAGGATTTTCCTGGAGGTCAAATCGTGCACCCTTTTCGGGGACCACGTGGCCATGTTTCCTGATGCCGTTACCGCAAGGGGGACACGGCATCTGAGGGATCTGGCAGCTCTCCGTCGACAGGGAGTCCGCGGCGCCGTCGTTTTTGTCGTCCACTGGCCGGAATCCCGAATTTTTATGCCAGACTACCATACAGATCTGGCATTTTCCAGGACTCTGCTGGCGGTACGGCAGACAATAGAGACTATTCCGATCTCTGTGGGGTGGAATACGGACCTTTTAATGAGCGAGAAGGCGAGGCTTCTGGATATTCCGTGGGATTATGTCGAGAGGGAATCGAAAGACAGGGGCAGCTATCTCCTCATTCTGCGTCTTCCCAGGGCAAGGAGTCTCCAAATCGGCAGATTGGGAAGGCTCTCCTTTCCAAAGGGTTTCTATATCTACGTTGGGTCTGCGATGAGAGGGCTCACTGGAAGAATCCAGAGACACCGCCGCCTGAGAAAGCGGCCCCATTGGCACATAGACGCCCTCAGGGCCGCCTCGGAATTCCATTCTGCCTTGCCGGTCCGGTCTTCCCTTCGCCTGGAATGTGAGATCGCCCAGGCCTTGAAGGGAATAGGGGAGTGGGAGATACCAGGTTTCGGTTCAAGTGATTGTTCCTGTGGGACACACCTCTTTGGTATGGCCGGTGATCCCATCCATTCACGGCAGTTTCACCGACTCGTTCAGTATTTTCGGATGGATCGGTATGAAATGTCTCTGAGGCTCAGGGATCTGCCGAGAGGAGGGCAGGGCGATAGGAGAGCTCCGGCTTCTTGA
- a CDS encoding amidohydrolase, with protein sequence MQGSVPRPDQEWLVSFRRDLHRHPELSYQEKRTSGKVAGLLTELGYTVRHGLAETGVVAALGDLDRPCLAFRADMDALPIQEPETALNGPYRSVNQGVMHACGHDAHVTIMLGVARILAENPEILDASGICVKFIFQPAEEGGAGARRMIEDGALENPSPRAILAGHVFPEMEVGWAGLSQSLSHASADTFHIKLRGRGGHGAHPDQCRDPIVAASHLVGQIQTIVSRRVDPLDSAVITVGRIAGGSAPNVIPNEVEMDGTIRAFTEETRQLLWDRIQATARACALSFDVTCATEREQGYPPCVNDTEVAGFLKEVSSDLLGNDRVEILRPSMGAEDFSFFTSLVPGAMLRLGCANREKGICWDEKGKSVIGLHSPEFDIDEGVLTVGVGIFTEATRRANRLIYLRD encoded by the coding sequence ATGCAAGGCAGTGTGCCCCGACCTGACCAGGAGTGGCTTGTATCTTTCCGGAGAGATCTTCACAGGCATCCGGAGCTCTCATACCAGGAGAAACGCACCTCCGGAAAGGTCGCAGGTCTCCTCACCGAGCTGGGCTACACCGTCCGCCACGGACTCGCAGAGACGGGGGTAGTGGCCGCTCTGGGTGATTTGGACAGACCATGCCTTGCGTTCCGTGCAGACATGGATGCTCTTCCCATTCAAGAGCCTGAGACGGCGCTCAACGGTCCTTACAGATCCGTAAACCAGGGTGTCATGCATGCCTGCGGTCATGATGCTCATGTCACTATCATGCTTGGTGTGGCCAGGATTCTCGCGGAGAATCCTGAAATCCTCGATGCCTCGGGGATATGCGTCAAGTTCATCTTTCAGCCAGCCGAGGAGGGAGGGGCCGGCGCCAGGCGGATGATCGAAGACGGGGCTCTTGAGAACCCGTCTCCCAGAGCTATTCTGGCAGGACACGTCTTTCCCGAGATGGAGGTGGGATGGGCCGGGCTTTCCCAATCACTCAGCCATGCATCGGCCGACACCTTCCATATCAAACTCAGGGGCCGGGGTGGACACGGGGCTCATCCTGACCAATGCCGGGATCCGATTGTCGCGGCCTCCCATTTGGTAGGTCAGATTCAGACCATCGTGAGCAGGCGGGTCGATCCCCTGGATTCGGCCGTTATCACCGTGGGGCGGATAGCCGGAGGGAGCGCTCCCAATGTGATACCCAATGAGGTGGAGATGGACGGTACGATCCGGGCCTTCACCGAAGAGACAAGGCAGCTCCTTTGGGATCGGATCCAGGCGACTGCCAGGGCCTGTGCCCTGAGTTTCGATGTGACATGTGCAACCGAGCGTGAGCAGGGGTATCCCCCCTGTGTGAACGATACGGAAGTCGCAGGATTTCTGAAAGAGGTGTCTTCGGATCTGCTGGGCAACGACCGGGTCGAGATCCTCAGACCCTCCATGGGGGCAGAGGATTTCTCGTTCTTCACCTCCCTGGTCCCCGGAGCCATGCTCCGCCTCGGATGTGCCAACCGCGAAAAGGGGATCTGCTGGGACGAAAAGGGCAAGTCCGTCATCGGCCTGCACAGCCCGGAATTCGACATCGACGAGGGGGTCTTGACGGTCGGCGTCGGGATCTTCACGGAGGCGACTCGCAGGGCGAATCGTCTCATCTATCTCAGGGATTAG
- a CDS encoding amino acid ABC transporter ATP-binding protein, translated as MIRVEDLHKSFGTLKVLRGISLEVRKGEVICIIGASGSGKSTFLRCLNFLEEPDRGRIYIDGELLGYRIAKDGRLVRARARDIYRMRSEIGMVFQLFNLWPHKRVLENVTEALVMVRKKSKAEAVAIAEDYLQKVGIIDKKNEYPSRLSGGQQQRVAIARALAMHPKIMMFDEATSALDPELVGEVLDVMERLAKEGMTMVVVTHEMGFARHVADRVIFIDQGVVAEENTPEGIFRNPKNPRTREFLSKVLHMD; from the coding sequence ATGATAAGAGTCGAAGACCTCCACAAGTCCTTTGGAACCCTCAAGGTCTTGAGGGGCATCAGCCTGGAGGTTAGGAAGGGGGAAGTAATCTGTATCATCGGTGCCAGTGGATCGGGGAAGTCGACATTCCTCAGGTGCCTCAATTTTCTCGAAGAGCCCGATCGGGGTAGAATCTATATCGATGGAGAGCTGCTCGGGTACAGGATCGCAAAAGACGGAAGACTCGTCCGTGCTCGCGCCAGAGATATCTATCGTATGCGGTCAGAGATAGGAATGGTCTTTCAGCTTTTCAATCTGTGGCCCCACAAGAGGGTTCTTGAAAATGTGACGGAGGCCCTTGTAATGGTGAGAAAGAAGAGCAAGGCCGAGGCCGTGGCAATCGCGGAGGACTACCTGCAGAAGGTTGGTATCATAGACAAGAAGAACGAGTACCCCTCGAGGCTCTCGGGGGGGCAGCAGCAGAGGGTCGCAATAGCGAGGGCTCTGGCCATGCACCCCAAGATTATGATGTTCGACGAGGCCACCTCGGCCCTGGATCCGGAACTGGTGGGGGAAGTCCTGGATGTGATGGAGAGATTGGCAAAAGAGGGAATGACCATGGTCGTGGTGACTCATGAGATGGGCTTTGCCAGACACGTGGCGGATCGGGTTATCTTCATAGATCAGGGGGTCGTGGCTGAAGAAAACACGCCGGAAGGTATCTTCAGAAACCCTAAGAACCCTAGGACCCGCGAGTTCCTTTCCAAGGTGCTCCATATGGACTGA
- a CDS encoding amino acid ABC transporter permease, with the protein MYAFDLDIIWGQLDYFTVGALFSLGLTALSMLIGMGVGLVVSLGRLTKNIAIRALSSAYVDVTRGIPLLALLLWFYYGLSILVDYTFSPFSTGVFCLSLKYSGYLAETFRAGIQAIEKGQSEAAFSLGFSKLQNLRRIVIPQALRIVVPPVGNSFVSMLQDSSLVALVGVWELMKRGNSVANSSLRPFEIYTAVGVFYLIMTVSASRLNRYLEGRLSIEH; encoded by the coding sequence ATGTACGCATTTGACCTCGACATCATCTGGGGGCAGCTCGACTATTTCACCGTGGGAGCGCTCTTCTCTCTGGGGCTGACCGCCCTGTCCATGTTGATCGGAATGGGCGTGGGTCTGGTCGTCAGTCTGGGAAGGCTCACCAAGAACATCGCCATCCGGGCCCTTTCGTCGGCCTACGTGGACGTGACGCGGGGAATCCCGCTTCTCGCCCTGCTTCTCTGGTTTTACTACGGACTCTCGATCCTGGTGGACTATACCTTCTCTCCTTTTTCTACAGGTGTCTTTTGCCTGTCCTTGAAATACAGCGGTTACCTGGCAGAGACCTTCAGAGCGGGAATCCAGGCCATTGAGAAGGGTCAGTCAGAGGCGGCTTTCTCCCTCGGGTTTTCTAAGCTTCAAAACCTGCGGCGGATTGTCATTCCACAGGCCCTGAGGATCGTGGTCCCTCCTGTGGGAAACAGCTTCGTGAGTATGCTACAGGATTCCTCCCTGGTGGCACTTGTGGGCGTGTGGGAACTGATGAAACGTGGAAATTCGGTGGCGAACTCTTCTCTTCGTCCTTTCGAGATCTATACGGCCGTAGGAGTATTCTATCTCATCATGACCGTATCGGCCTCCCGGTTGAACCGATATCTGGAGGGGCGCCTAAGCATCGAACACTAG
- a CDS encoding amino acid ABC transporter permease: MYIFHFEILSRWIGPLLLGLLMTIKVSALAMILGMVVGLGVAFVRMARHVALRESAVIYIEIARGMPVLVLIFWFYYGLPILTGVAFSGLVSGVAALTLKYAGYLAEIFRAGIEAIKTGQREAAYSLGFSRAQTMRRIILPQAIRIVVPPLGSAFVGMLQDSALVSIIGVTDLMRQGQLAVASTFRPFELYTIVALLYLATTVTFSKINDYMEKRRQIIQ, translated from the coding sequence GTGTACATTTTTCACTTTGAAATACTCTCACGGTGGATCGGGCCTCTCCTCCTGGGCCTCCTGATGACCATCAAGGTCTCTGCCCTGGCCATGATCCTGGGCATGGTGGTCGGACTCGGCGTGGCCTTCGTGAGGATGGCGAGGCATGTTGCCCTGCGGGAGTCGGCCGTTATCTACATCGAAATCGCCCGGGGCATGCCTGTTCTCGTTCTTATTTTCTGGTTCTATTACGGGCTTCCCATTCTGACTGGTGTGGCTTTCTCGGGTCTTGTTTCTGGGGTTGCAGCCCTGACACTGAAGTACGCGGGGTACCTGGCGGAGATCTTCAGGGCAGGGATCGAGGCCATAAAGACGGGCCAAAGAGAAGCGGCCTATTCCCTGGGGTTTTCAAGGGCACAGACGATGCGGCGGATCATCCTCCCACAGGCCATTCGCATTGTAGTGCCGCCCCTGGGAAGCGCCTTTGTGGGAATGCTTCAGGACTCGGCTCTGGTTTCGATCATTGGCGTTACCGATCTAATGAGGCAGGGACAGTTGGCCGTAGCGTCCACTTTTCGGCCATTTGAACTGTATACTATCGTGGCACTGCTCTACCTGGCCACAACCGTCACGTTTTCCAAGATCAATGACTATATGGAGAAGAGAAGACAGATCATCCAGTGA
- a CDS encoding transporter substrate-binding domain-containing protein: MKKTVLVLGVLSVFLMVGVAGVLARPPVSLLDEIQKRGVIKVGMFLQYPPTEFRDPKTHEPKGLEVEIARLLAKDLGVKLEIVDMEWDAIIAGLLAKKYDVIIGSMSRTPKRNLSIAFTSKNLEDYANMALVRKEDTRSTVEEFNREGVVITCLMGGIAEVAARRFFPRATIKPMQQNPAVLEVEAGRADMIVVENVFAYNYIREHPEKLKIIFEKNPLSHEPSAMGLRKGDQIFLNWLDNWIQYQWDNGTLQQLIDKWIVKGTYD, encoded by the coding sequence ATGAAAAAGACGGTTCTTGTTCTCGGAGTGCTATCGGTCTTCCTGATGGTCGGTGTGGCCGGCGTGTTGGCCCGTCCACCGGTCTCCCTGCTCGACGAGATCCAGAAGAGGGGGGTCATCAAGGTGGGGATGTTTCTCCAGTACCCGCCCACGGAGTTCCGCGATCCGAAAACCCATGAACCAAAGGGCCTGGAGGTGGAGATTGCAAGACTGCTGGCCAAGGACCTGGGGGTCAAACTCGAAATCGTCGACATGGAGTGGGATGCTATTATCGCCGGGCTCCTGGCTAAGAAGTACGATGTGATTATCGGCTCCATGAGCCGTACCCCGAAGCGTAACCTTTCCATAGCCTTTACCTCCAAGAACCTGGAGGACTATGCGAACATGGCCCTGGTGAGGAAAGAGGACACCAGGAGCACGGTGGAGGAATTCAACAGGGAGGGCGTGGTCATTACATGCCTCATGGGGGGGATTGCCGAGGTTGCGGCGAGGAGGTTCTTTCCCAGGGCTACCATCAAACCCATGCAGCAGAATCCTGCGGTCCTTGAGGTGGAGGCCGGCCGAGCGGACATGATCGTAGTGGAGAATGTCTTTGCCTACAACTACATCAGGGAACATCCTGAGAAGCTCAAGATCATTTTCGAGAAGAATCCTCTCAGCCACGAACCTTCTGCGATGGGATTGAGAAAGGGGGACCAGATCTTCTTGAACTGGCTTGACAATTGGATCCAGTATCAATGGGATAACGGAACGCTCCAACAACTGATCGACAAGTGGATTGTCAAGGGAACTTATGATTAG
- a CDS encoding trimethylamine methyltransferase family protein, whose amino-acid sequence MVPSVRVLNDQELSEIDRASRELLEDVGVSVHHEEALEVYRRAGAKVDFNRQRVRLPSYLIDDALSKCSPSIRLYGRNGASPLTVGGMRSYFGTVGFATNVLDMETGVHRAVLSPDLEDMFRLADVLDPPEFILTPATPKDVPTEVSDLYEFKIGLTHTRKHIIAQAKGKENLNRIIAMAEEVGGSPEALQERPFFSVLVCLTSPLTLRPDAAELIIEGARAGLPLFIEAGPMCGGTAPATLAATLICANAELLNSFVLAKAVNPGVPLVYASWARIMDMRSAAVSHGGPEFGLLRVGTTQLARFYRLPSGGGGILADSKSIDAQLGMEKIGTALLPALAGTNMILGMGILAEENTVSLESLMLDHEVAGYVRRVVAGILVDDETTDLSIFREVGPGGNFLDRDHTMEHFREEMWIPEITDRGSVVRGEDPESTGMRKRAREALKKALGSYVPPPLPKGVESRLEAIIGG is encoded by the coding sequence ATGGTTCCGAGTGTCCGGGTTTTGAATGATCAGGAACTGTCTGAAATCGACCGTGCATCACGAGAGCTCCTGGAGGACGTGGGGGTTTCTGTCCATCATGAGGAGGCCCTCGAGGTGTACAGAAGGGCCGGGGCAAAGGTGGATTTCAATCGGCAAAGGGTAAGACTGCCGAGCTACCTGATCGACGATGCCCTGAGCAAGTGTTCCCCCAGCATACGATTGTACGGCAGAAACGGCGCCTCTCCGCTCACTGTAGGAGGCATGCGATCCTACTTCGGTACGGTTGGATTCGCCACAAACGTACTGGACATGGAGACCGGTGTGCATAGGGCAGTCCTGTCCCCGGATCTTGAGGATATGTTTCGCCTTGCAGATGTTCTCGACCCTCCGGAGTTTATCCTCACACCGGCCACCCCCAAGGACGTACCCACAGAGGTGAGTGACCTCTACGAATTCAAGATCGGGCTCACTCATACGAGAAAACATATTATTGCCCAGGCCAAGGGGAAGGAGAATCTCAACAGGATCATAGCAATGGCTGAGGAGGTGGGGGGAAGCCCGGAGGCTCTGCAGGAACGCCCCTTCTTTTCCGTTTTGGTCTGCCTGACCAGCCCCCTGACCCTGCGGCCCGATGCTGCAGAACTGATCATTGAGGGCGCCCGTGCCGGGTTGCCTCTGTTCATCGAGGCTGGGCCCATGTGCGGGGGGACTGCTCCTGCTACCCTGGCAGCCACCCTCATTTGTGCAAATGCAGAGCTTCTCAACAGCTTCGTCCTGGCCAAGGCGGTCAACCCCGGGGTACCACTGGTCTATGCCAGTTGGGCCAGAATCATGGATATGAGGTCGGCCGCCGTTTCTCATGGGGGTCCTGAATTTGGACTGCTTAGAGTCGGTACGACTCAGTTGGCCAGGTTCTACCGGCTGCCCTCAGGCGGAGGGGGCATACTGGCAGACTCAAAGTCTATCGATGCCCAACTGGGAATGGAAAAGATCGGAACCGCTTTGCTGCCGGCACTTGCGGGAACCAATATGATATTGGGAATGGGAATTCTCGCCGAGGAAAATACCGTGAGCCTGGAATCCCTGATGTTGGATCATGAGGTGGCCGGCTACGTAAGGCGGGTCGTTGCCGGAATCCTTGTGGACGATGAGACCACGGATCTCTCCATCTTCAGAGAAGTGGGGCCTGGAGGAAACTTCCTGGACAGGGACCATACCATGGAGCATTTCAGAGAAGAGATGTGGATACCGGAGATAACTGACCGGGGATCTGTCGTGCGGGGGGAAGACCCCGAGTCTACAGGGATGCGCAAGAGGGCCAGGGAGGCCTTGAAGAAGGCCCTGGGTAGTTATGTGCCCCCCCCCTTGCCCAAGGGCGTCGAGTCGAGACTGGAAGCGATCATCGGTGGATAG
- a CDS encoding ornithine cyclodeaminase family protein: MLVLTRREIQRTISMREAIEAVKAAYLACFTGEASVPKRTTIHLAETRGISQVLPSSLTKMGVFGAKLVSVFFDNPRQGLPLVSAMIVLQDGSTGRPMAIMDGNLPTAIKTGAATGAATEVLARGGSESAGLIGTGYQAAWQLEAICEVRPGIREILVFDVDKDKARGFAREMESFLSRFHVRVTHAESPEQAVRGRDIIVTVTTSTTPVFDGEWISPGVHVNAVGSFTPEMQEIDEKTVMKADKIVTDVREEALEMTGDLIVPIRKGVVAAGVIHAEMGEVLAGQRPAREREDEITLFESVGLSALDVAVAKRIYQNASDRGIGHQIELN, translated from the coding sequence GTGTTGGTCCTGACCCGGAGAGAGATCCAGAGAACAATATCCATGAGGGAGGCGATCGAAGCGGTCAAGGCGGCCTATCTGGCATGCTTTACCGGGGAGGCCAGCGTTCCGAAGCGAACGACCATTCATCTGGCCGAGACTAGGGGGATCTCTCAGGTGCTGCCGTCCTCTCTCACGAAGATGGGTGTTTTCGGAGCGAAGCTGGTCTCGGTTTTTTTCGACAACCCAAGGCAGGGCCTACCCCTGGTAAGTGCCATGATCGTCCTCCAGGACGGCAGCACAGGCAGACCAATGGCCATCATGGATGGCAACCTTCCCACCGCCATCAAGACAGGGGCCGCCACAGGTGCGGCGACAGAGGTCTTGGCCAGAGGGGGGAGCGAGTCTGCGGGGCTGATCGGCACAGGATACCAGGCGGCATGGCAGCTCGAGGCGATCTGCGAGGTGAGACCCGGCATTCGTGAAATCCTCGTTTTCGACGTCGACAAGGACAAGGCCAGAGGGTTTGCCAGGGAGATGGAATCCTTCCTTTCTCGCTTCCACGTCAGGGTCACGCATGCAGAATCTCCTGAGCAGGCCGTGAGAGGGAGAGATATTATCGTCACGGTGACAACATCGACGACCCCGGTATTTGATGGGGAATGGATCTCGCCGGGTGTCCACGTCAACGCCGTGGGCTCTTTTACTCCGGAGATGCAGGAGATCGACGAAAAGACCGTAATGAAGGCAGACAAGATTGTTACCGACGTGCGGGAGGAGGCCCTTGAGATGACGGGCGATCTGATAGTTCCCATAAGGAAAGGGGTCGTTGCTGCCGGGGTGATCCACGCGGAGATGGGGGAGGTTCTCGCAGGTCAAAGGCCGGCAAGGGAAAGGGAAGACGAAATCACCCTATTTGAAAGCGTGGGACTTTCTGCCTTGGATGTAGCCGTGGCCAAGAGGATTTACCAGAACGCATCGGATCGTGGAATCGGCCACCAGATAGAGCTGAACTGA
- a CDS encoding FAD-binding oxidoreductase: protein MGVSYDVLIIGGGVMGSSLAYHLMNDRFDGTVAVFEKDPTYEFSSTTLSAGGIRRQFSTEVNIRISQYGVRFYEAFDKTMAVDGEAAHGEFKQSGYLFLANEKNWPLMKRNHEFQIRLGVKVELLSPEELRKIVPHLDVSGLVGGSFSPGDGYLDPYGVLQGFAKKAKSLGARYIEAEVTEILREGNRVTGVRTRGGDTYTGGLVVNTAGPWAAEIGRMAGIGLPVEPVRRMVFVFQPGEVFDYDLPLVIDVTGLYFRHETGRIIMTGKSILDEPSGFNFKVERSFFTEELWPILAERVPVFDRLKLIRGWAGLYAVNRLDSNALLGPHTELEGFYMAVGFSGHGFQQAPAVGKGLSELIRLGRYETIDLSPLAYERVETGKLVVEEEVV from the coding sequence GTGGGAGTGAGCTACGATGTGTTGATCATAGGCGGAGGAGTCATGGGTTCGAGCCTCGCCTATCACTTGATGAACGACCGATTCGATGGTACTGTGGCGGTCTTTGAGAAGGATCCCACCTATGAGTTCTCCTCCACGACCTTAAGTGCGGGCGGTATCCGGCGTCAGTTCAGCACAGAGGTGAATATCCGGATCTCACAGTACGGAGTGCGGTTCTATGAGGCATTCGACAAGACCATGGCAGTCGACGGGGAGGCCGCCCACGGGGAGTTCAAACAGTCGGGCTACCTCTTTCTCGCCAATGAGAAGAACTGGCCCCTCATGAAGCGAAACCACGAGTTCCAGATCAGGCTTGGAGTAAAGGTGGAGCTTCTCTCGCCTGAGGAACTCCGCAAGATCGTGCCCCATCTCGACGTGAGTGGGTTGGTGGGCGGCTCCTTCAGCCCCGGAGACGGGTATCTCGATCCCTACGGTGTTCTTCAGGGTTTTGCAAAGAAGGCAAAGAGCCTCGGGGCTAGATACATAGAAGCCGAGGTTACAGAAATCCTCAGAGAGGGCAACCGGGTCACTGGAGTAAGAACACGGGGAGGAGACACGTATACGGGAGGCTTGGTCGTCAACACCGCCGGTCCGTGGGCCGCGGAAATCGGCCGCATGGCAGGAATCGGATTGCCTGTTGAACCTGTTCGGAGAATGGTTTTTGTCTTTCAGCCAGGCGAGGTCTTCGACTATGACCTCCCCCTGGTCATCGATGTCACGGGCCTCTATTTTCGCCATGAGACGGGCAGGATCATCATGACTGGCAAATCGATCTTGGACGAGCCTTCAGGCTTCAATTTCAAGGTGGAGAGATCCTTTTTCACCGAAGAGCTGTGGCCCATTTTGGCCGAGCGGGTTCCTGTTTTTGACCGGCTGAAGCTGATTAGGGGCTGGGCCGGGCTCTATGCAGTAAACAGACTCGACAGTAACGCCCTGTTGGGCCCCCACACCGAGCTTGAGGGTTTCTACATGGCAGTCGGGTTCAGTGGGCACGGATTTCAACAGGCCCCGGCCGTGGGTAAGGGTCTGTCCGAGCTTATCCGTTTGGGACGGTATGAAACCATCGATTTGAGCCCTCTGGCATACGAACGGGTAGAGACGGGAAAACTGGTGGTGGAAGAGGAAGTGGTCTAG
- a CDS encoding metallophosphoesterase family protein translates to MERIGVISDTHLTVPDETLKRIVRVYFSQVDLIVHLGDYVDYRVAAYLMEQGEFMGVAGNMDPPEVRDTLPVKQVLKLGRLTVGLIHGWGPPHGLEEKILREFGEVDAILYGHTHKAVNHEKEGVLFFNPGSAHQSFMGKPSIGIL, encoded by the coding sequence ATGGAGAGGATAGGCGTAATCTCGGACACCCACCTCACCGTCCCGGACGAGACCCTCAAGAGGATAGTCCGTGTCTACTTCTCCCAGGTGGATCTGATCGTTCATCTGGGTGACTATGTCGACTACAGGGTGGCCGCATATTTGATGGAGCAAGGAGAGTTTATGGGAGTCGCAGGCAACATGGATCCTCCTGAGGTCAGGGACACCCTCCCGGTCAAACAGGTCTTGAAGCTGGGCAGACTGACGGTGGGTCTTATTCACGGATGGGGACCTCCCCACGGGCTGGAAGAGAAGATCCTGAGGGAATTCGGCGAGGTCGACGCCATTCTCTACGGCCATACCCACAAGGCAGTCAACCATGAGAAGGAGGGAGTCCTTTTTTTTAATCCTGGATCGGCTCATCAATCGTTCATGGGAAAACCCAGTATCGGAATTCTCTAG
- a CDS encoding PilZ domain-containing protein — MRNVADINQRAGARLDLAYRDVERRRFFRIKGAVPVFYRLVDVKGAELSRLLTGETRDFSRQGICLQTHVLIVDGVDIFARAMEPDRRLSLAIELPTTNERIRATGRVIWQEDTRSWFSPKPFSAGIFLVEMDDRDWKGWHEFIDSIV; from the coding sequence ATGAGGAACGTGGCAGACATCAATCAAAGGGCTGGAGCGCGGCTCGACCTGGCATACCGCGACGTAGAGCGGAGGCGGTTCTTTCGCATCAAAGGGGCTGTTCCGGTCTTCTATCGCCTTGTCGACGTGAAGGGAGCAGAGCTATCCCGGCTGCTAACCGGCGAAACGAGGGATTTCTCCAGACAGGGGATCTGTCTCCAGACTCACGTGCTGATCGTGGACGGGGTTGACATCTTTGCGAGAGCCATGGAACCCGACAGGAGACTCTCCCTGGCAATTGAGCTCCCCACGACGAACGAGCGGATCCGCGCCACCGGCAGGGTGATCTGGCAAGAGGACACACGATCTTGGTTTTCTCCTAAGCCCTTCTCAGCCGGGATCTTCCTCGTCGAAATGGACGACAGGGATTGGAAGGGGTGGCACGAGTTCATCGACTCCATCGTGTGA